The proteins below come from a single Aspergillus oryzae RIB40 DNA, chromosome 5 genomic window:
- a CDS encoding uncharacterized protein (predicted protein), producing the protein MSRPNRNPVARADYHRPPMVSMIIMHDDPYRITISHKDDLNDVQWTAFTSTPDAPEPDPVRITAGMLLDIEGTPLQNKAAAPFGKMLSANCSNNAYLKIVNKKPYYEITDHDGKTIALKDVILQPDFNTHLARSKHALELAKQMEERFKAVREEILIKLKAWREIRFYEEANLLLRLWDTNRRHCLQSALTPHHVEELRVAVAERSYDDDKHVQRLTDKTYTDPWFSGILSKGNTIYIPAQHRWRNGPVHIAVQDRIAVARSMQAALSDEIQEQMRNMKEAVDQAQREERENRRRLRAARKRSLDDDGLLVQRQAEAPQPPENTAAIHLDDWKTVPPHILLQFLKERYSIWGLPGINVQDALGLGTFAQYKEGSKEFDYTIVTSLRPELSNTLGAEEIKAGMPWGTPFAALNDACNNRPAYAFEAMMEIDARRALMRLEEWFVKLDPTTRGDCRRTKLEEWKLPALLAAEIDTIYAIMD; encoded by the coding sequence ATGTCTCGACCTAATCGTAACCCTGTCGCAAGAGCGGACTACCATCGTCCACCGATGGTTAGTATGATAATCATGCACGATGATCCGTACAGGATAACTATATCTCACAAAGACGATCTAAACGATGTCCAGTGGACAGCCTTTACTAGTACTCCAGACGCCCCGGAGCCTGATCCGGTCAGAATCACGGCTGGTATGTTATTGGATATCGAAGGGACACCGTTGCAGAACAAGGCCGCGGCTCCGTTTGGCAAGATGCTTTCAGCCAACTGTTCCAACAATGCCTACCTCAAGATAGTGAACAAGAAGCCCTATTATGAGATAACGGACCACGATGGAAAGACCATAGCCTTGAAAGATGTCATCCTACAACCGGACTTCAATACGCACCTCGCAAGATCTAAGCATGCCCTTGAGTTAGCCAAACAGATGGAAGAGCGGTTTAAGGCGGTCAGGGAGGAGATTCTAATCAAGCTAAAGGCCTGGCGGGAGATCCGCTTTTATGAGGAAGCGAATCTCCTACTGAGACTCTGGGACACGAATAGAAGACATTGTCTTCAGTCAGCACTGACCCCGCATCACGTAGAGGAGCTACGTGTCGCGGTAGCAGAAAGGAGTTACGATGACGACAAGCACGTCCAAAGACTCACGGACAAGACATACACCGATCCGTGGTTCAGCGGAATTCTTAGTAAGGGGAATACCATCTACATACCGGCGCAACACAGGTGGAGGAATGGCCCTGTACATATTGCAGTCCAGGATCGCATCGCGGTAGCCCGCAGCATGCAAGCCGCCCTCAGTGATGAGATACAAGAGCAAATGAGAAACATGAAGGAGGCGGTAGACCAGGCgcagagggaagaaagggagaatCGGAGGAGACTCAGGGCTGCCCGGAAAAGAAGTCTAGACGACGATGGACTGCTTGTGCAGAGGCAGGCGGAAGCCCCGCAACCACCCGAAAATACCGCAGCCATACACCTTGACGACTGGAAAACAGTCCCCCCACATATCTTACTCCAATTCCTAAAGGAACGATACTCGATCTGGGGATTGCCGGGCATAAATGTCCAAGATGCACTGGGGCTCGGGACATTTGCACAATACAAGGAAGGTTCGAAAGAGTTCGACTACACCATTGTAACATCACTACGACCCGAGCTTTCGAATACGCTGGGAGCCGAGGAAATAAAAGCGGGAATGCCATGGGGTACCCCGTTTGCAGCGCTAAATGACGCGTGCAACAACAGACCGGCGTACGCCTTCGAGGCCATGATGGAAATCGATGCCCGGCGAGCTCTCATGAGGTTGGAAGAGTGGTTCGTGAAGCTGGACCCGACAACAAGGGGAGATTGCCGGCGTACGAAGCTCGAAGAATGGAAACTGCCCGCATTGCTGGCCGCAGAAATAGACACCATATACGCAATCATGGATTGA
- a CDS encoding uncharacterized protein (predicted protein), with the protein MKLAFAGGSDLSNKIFVDCSTVHPDTIKKLSSDLAKHEAVLLSAPVFGGPSVAATGGLVFAISGPESACLTVEKYITDVMGRKLINCGENASNASLLKIGGKNRSWDRSNGAVDHGVFWPYCRGLLQKPG; encoded by the exons ATGAAGCTTGCCTTTGCGGGTGGCTCAGACCTGTCAAACAAGATCTTCGTGGACTGCTCAACGGTCCATCCGGACACAATTAAGAAATTATCATCAGACTTGGCGAAGCATGAGGCTGTCCTTCTCTCCGCTCCCGTTTTCGGTGGTCCGTCTGTCGCAGCGACTGGAGGTCTTGTGTTTGCAATCAGCGGCCCCGAGTCCGCCTGTCTTACTGTGGAGAAGTATATTACCGATGTCATGGGAAGGAAGCTTATCAACTGTGGGGAGAATGCGTCGAATGCATCGTTGCTCAAGATTGGCGG AAAAAACAGGTCTTGGGACCGAAGCAATGGAGCAGTTGATCACGGAGTCTTTTGGCCCTATTGCAGGGGGTTACTCCAAAAG CCTGGCTAA
- a CDS encoding uncharacterized protein (predicted protein), giving the protein MAAQRPLYAVDTFVSSTKNTDTQLNVSPALLAEYLRQIQRQDPEFIPDPVDDEWGDPLEEMSEWILQPFLPIFRKVAPLDTSRQYTLDDCFFAEEFSYTVQVVEETLVPVYLGKGLKLQDIGACLPSVQHLDYSMFPVYRPSEVQVPIDPDSTALSGSPRKVFIPGRSNPSFLKLVYTGHTRSVLKELIAYSKIHMAKLDNTVRTCRLDGLVQDGHGQVMGLLLSYINRLGSTLECFHPQYDGSRQKWFDQIAHTVKQLHTHNIIWGDAKAANVLIDPNGDAYLIDFGGSYTKGWVPKELADTIDGDLHGLENIRRFLLE; this is encoded by the exons ATGGCGGCGCAACGGCCTCTTTACGCGGTTGATACATTTGTATCAAGCACCAAAAACACAGACACACAGTTGAATGT CTCCCCTGCCCTACTTGCAGAATACCTTCGGCAAATCCAACGTCAAGATCCAGAATTTATTCCTGACCCAGTAGACGACGAATGGGGGGACCCACTCGAGGAAATGTCTGAATGGATCCTGCAGCCATTTCTGCCCATTTTCCGCAAAGTTGCTCCTCTAGACACGAGCCGGCAGTACACTCTCGATGATTGTTTCTTTGCAGAAGAGTTCAGCTACACGGTGCAAGTGGTGGAAGAAACCTTAGTGCCTGTTTACCTCGGCAAAGGCTTGAAGCTCCAGGATATTGGAGCGTGTTTGCCGTCCGTTCAACATCTTGATTATTCAATGTTCCCCGTCTACCGTCCCAGTGAAGTCCAGGTTCCGATCGATCCAGATTCGACTGCATTGTCAGGGAGCCCCCGTAAGGTGTTCATTCCCGGGCGATCAAACCCCAGCTTCCTCAAGTTAGTCTATACAGGCCATACAAGATCAGTCCTAAAAGAGCTCATTGCATATTCTAAGATTCATATGGCTAAACTCGACAACACGGTTCGCACGTGTCGGCTTGATGGCTTGGTCCAAGATGGCCATGGACAAGTTATGGGGCTCCTTTTATCATACATCAATCGTCTTGGGTCTACACTTGAATGTTTCCATCCCCAGTATGATGGATCTCGGCAAAAATGGTTCGACCAGATTGCTCACACGGTGAAACAGCTTCACACGCATAATATTATCTGGGGGGATGCAAAAGCAGCCAATGTGCTCATTGATCCCAATGGGGATGCATATCTGATTGACTTTGGAGGAAGTTATACTAAAGGATGGGTTCCGAAGGAGCTGGCCGATACCATTGATGGAGATCTTCATGGACTAGAAAACATCAGGCGTTTTCTCCTGGAGTGA
- a CDS encoding uncharacterized protein (predicted protein): MQNSDRSLGLEGSQHPSRGPHRLVPRLQFLVLGFRHLRRRRLPPRISTVTHPIRLPRSTTNKNQASVPSQPDVWRQSRESIGNNMPTPPPAYDFQPHERQASYSGPVPPPLFSNRPPSKQRRSPTTQCRQEDLPSASASIDCNTVRSSYPDPEHRDQTRSDVPVSRPSMQYNPPAKFTLRKCPSTNYNLMCSGRWYILPEAPEFRICTYCYEKNIRGSSLQASFHPWVSPAGAGIHCLFSSPRIENHLWPRALQSGSVQELLWFFRHRAAIRNCDGTKGVGRSENVKWYSPKGNSRLPSFIACEACYEDVVTGTALQGQFEQHRETQPQGQIWACDIAIDFIRRFLTNTPAWPQFSAEAARHLALPECEKNGGVMSGSSRQWYELRDRALGIAVCERCYRDFASKTDFESHFQPLRQPPRQQQCILGFWQARVIWHEALERKDFSLWRRTIIEYVQAPPCSSQTKPGAQMYQLNQGIDNFDVCQSCYVGFLKPHGIDIFFRRVQHPRTVETSCDLNPGSLRFLSYAPRLDEALITCTFSGFVDFTSRLCNLPLCPGIELVTNQKWYGTDDCRICLACYEEVVRDSELAQQLPLSPQIISGESHCDLYSPRMRRKWAEACDKRDLASFMAFAAYRRTIYEQTVPEMRNIVSMARFNLDMQKIFHV, from the exons ATGCAGAACAGCGACCGCAGCCTTGGCCTCGAAGGCAGTCAACATCCCTCCAGGGGACCCCACAGGCTAGTTCCACGCCTTCAATTTCTCGTCCTTGGTTTCCGCCACCTCCGTCGCAGGCGTCTCCCTCCCAGAATAAGTACCGTGACCCATCCCATACGTCTCCCGCGGAGCACAACCAACAAGAACCAGGCTTCGGTACCATCGCAGCCTGACGTATGGCGACAGAGTCGTGAGTCCATTGGAAACAACATGCCCACGCCACCACCTGCCTATGATTTCCAGCCACATGAGCGGCAGGCATCGTATAGTGGACCAGTGCCACCGCCACTGTTCTCGAACCGCCCTCCTTCCAAACAACGACGCTCGCCGACGACACAGTGTCGCCAGGAGGACTTGCCATCGGCATCAGCATCGATTGACTGCAATACTGTGCGCAGCTCCTACCCAGATCCCGAGCACAGGGACCAGACACGCTCTGACGTCCCTGTATCGCGACCAAGCATGCAGTATAACCCGCCCGCAAAGTTTACTTTGAGAAAGTGTCCCTCCACGAATTATAACTTGATGTGCTCCGGTAGATGGTATATCTTACCTGAAGCCCCAGAATTCCGCATTTGCACGTACTGCTACGAGAAGAATATTCGGGGCTCATCGTTGCAAGCAAGCTTCCACCCTTGGGTCTCGCCCGCCGGTGCTGGCATACATTGTCTCTTCAGCTCACCTCGTATTGAAAACCATTTATGGCCCCGAGCCTTGCAATCAGGCAGTGTTCAGGAGCTGTTGTGGTTCTTTCGTCATCGCGCCGCCATAAGAAACTGTGATGGGACAAAAGGCGTCGGGAGATCGGAAAACGTGAAGTGGTATAGCCCCAAAGGCAACAGCAGACTTCCTTCTTTTATCGCATGTGAGGCTTGCTATGAGGATGTAGTCACGGGTACGGCTTTACAGGGTCAGTTCGAACAACATCGAGAAACGCAACCGCAGGGACAAATATGGGCGTGTGACATTGCTATAGATTTCATTCGAAGATTCCTCACGAATACTCCAGCGTGGCCGCAGTTTTCTGCCGAAGCTGCACGTCATCTGGCGCTTCCGGAATGCGAGAAAAATGGGGGAGTAATGAGCGGCTCCTCACGGCAATGGTACGAGCTTCGCGATCGAGCCCTGGGAATTGCTGTCTGCGAGCGCTGCTACCGCGACTTTGCGAGTAAGACCGACTTTGAATCCCACTTCCAACCCCTGAGACAGCCGCCAAGGCAACAGCAATGCATTCTTGGCTTCTGGCAGGCACGGGTTATTTGGCATGAGGCGCTTGAGCGGAAAGACTTTTCACTATGGCGACGCACAATCATAGAATATGTCCAAGCTCCTCCTTGTAGCTCGCAGACAAAGCCTGGTGCGCAGATGTACCAACTTAATCAAGGCATCGACAACTTCGACGTCTGCCAGAGCTGCTATGTAGGTTTCCTCAAGCCACACGGGATAGACATATTCTTCAGGCGAGTTCAGCATCCCAGGACAGTCGAAACCTCCTGTGATCTGAATCCTGGCAGTCTCCGGTTTTTGAGCTACGCGCCGAGACTAGATGAGGCATTGATCACTTGCACATTTTCCGGATTTGTAGATTTTACTAGCAGGTTATGTAACCTTCCTCTGTGTCCGGGGATTGAATTGGTGACAAATCAGAAATGGTATGGCACGGACGACTGCCGCATCTGTCTCGCGTGCTACGAGGAGGTCGTTCGTGACAGCGAGCTCGCTCAACAGCTCCCCCTCTCGCCTCAAATCATCTCGGGTGAGAGTCACTGTGACTTATACTCGCCTCGAATGCGCCGCAAGTGGGCTGAGGCGTGTGACAAACGCGATCTGGCCTCGTTTATGGCGTTTGCCGCATATCGCAGGACCATCTATGAACAAACGGTCCCAGAAATGCGGAATATTGTCTCGATGGCGCGGTTCAACCTCGATATGCAAAAGAT CTTCCATGTATAA
- a CDS encoding uncharacterized protein (predicted protein), with amino-acid sequence MNHPERRRKDPDPREQGRNDAGTQFEFVLEKDQPGIRSHAMRQFWRQKQAIAKEDPSDVTSAGRRLYPRTLMPNDGIQTYSQFEGLKEFRQQMSALQPKDHGAGSANAGKGNAETLGIPAQILSGIRHALEFVNCDPFHTFPVTLTAQHRKLLYHWLSTHTSGMSVALPHAAFDPIREVWLPLDLSNSASFNATMAHAAAHLAYLHGELASPEALRYKTEAISIITKWLDDPEQALRNETLVSVVRLLMFEFPPCAEILGNRWPVGSPSRWTATAHQCERRSFCIARGLACGARCVFHSAGFSA; translated from the exons ATGAACCACCCAGAACGTCGAAGGAAAGACCCAGATCCAAGggaacaaggaagaaacgATGCAGGAACCCAGTTCGAGTTTGTCTTGGAGAAGGACCAGCCTGGTATTCGCAGTCATGCAATGCGACAATTTTGGAGGCAGAAACAAGCTATCGCAAAGGAAGATCCAAGCGATGTAACTTCCGCCGGCCGCCGTCTTTATCCCCGCACATTAATGCCGAATGATGGCATCCAAACCTACAGTCAGTTTGAGGGGCTGAAGGAATTCCGGCAACAGATGTCAGCTCTCCAACCAAAGGACCACGGGGCAGGATCAGCAAATGCAGGCAAAGGGAATGCGGAGACTTTGGGTATCCCAGCCCAGATCTTGTCTGGAATCCGTCATGCTCTAGAATTTGTCAATTGCGACCCTTTTCATACCTTTCCAGTGACATTAACAGCGCAACATCGCAAGCTGCTATACCACT GGCTGAGTACGCACACCAGTGGGATGTCTGTCGCCCTTCCCCACGCGGCTTTCGATCCCATCAGAGAGGTTTGGCTACCACTGGATCTGTCAAACAGCGCCTCCTTCAACGCAACAATGGCGCACGCAGCAGCCCATTTGGCCTACCTTCACGGTGAGCTCGCCTCGCCTGAAGCTCTCCGATACAAAACCGAAGCCATCAGTATCATCACAAAATGGCTGGATGATCCTGAGCAAGCGCTGAGAAACGAAACCCTCGTTTCCGTAGTACGTCTATTGATGTTCGAG TTCCCGCCATGTGCAGAAATACTGGGGAATAGATGGCCAGTGGGAAGTCCATCGAGATGGACTGCAACGGCTCATCAATGCGAGAGGCGGTCTTTCTGCATTGCGAGGGGACTGGCGTGTGGAGCTCGTTGTGTTTTT CACTCGGCGGGGTTTTCAGCATAG
- a CDS encoding uncharacterized protein (predicted protein) codes for MLESANTRSSRVSANPSQSSGIETALKELKKTIAGQRSAATFACGGTITISRAGTGGGSGAVSTSPPVKVYWSVQEEMNAKKIVLPLNHASADSSPAALQQLASDCSPVTFRRGSQDILDPSFRQAGKMEPANFATTFHPADLRIITLIERILLPSVSNDKVNSMWGRTILLSSTN; via the coding sequence ATGTTAGAATCAGCCAATACTCGGTCATCACGCGTGTCTGCCAATCCGTCCCAGTCAAGTGGAATCGAGACAGCCCTGAAAGAATTGAAAAAGACTATCGCCGGACAGAGATCCGCGGCCACTTTTGCTTGCGGTGGTACGATCACCATCTCTAGGGCTGGCACCGGTGGCGGCTCAGGTGCAGTGTCAACCTCGCCGCCAGTGAAGGTCTACTGGTCTGttcaggaagagatgaaCGCCAAAAAGATTGTCCTTCCCTTGAACCATGCGTCGGCAGATTCTAGCCCTGCTGCTCTGCAGCAGCTTGCATCGGACTGCTCCCCTGTAACCTTTAGAAGGGGTAGTCAGGATATTCTAGACCCCAGCTTTCGACAGGCAGGGAAGATGGAGCCAGCGAACTTCGCAACTACATTCCATCCGGCGGACCTCCGTATCATAACTCTAATCGAAAGAATTTTGCTACCCAGCGTCAGCAATGATAAGGTGAATTCCATGTGGGGTCGCACAATTCTGCTGAGTTCTACAAATTGA
- a CDS encoding uncharacterized protein (predicted protein), translating to MAIENTYWKNVLTVVPIVGAAIATLTYLLRLVSCRISTVGLRLEDLLMGIGLILSYCATAFVIYTAFNGVGVRTTLLPPDERHRIQFVTNTYSLPATWLTATPLMHH from the exons ATGGCCATCGAAAACACATACTGGAAAAACGTCCTCACGGTTGTCCCCATCGTGGGTGCGGCCATCGCGACCCTGACCTATCTTCTCCGGCTGGTATCCTGTCGCATCTCCACAGTAGGGCTGAGGTTGGAAGATCTCTTGATGGGCATCGGCTTGATTCTCTCCTATTGCGCCACCGCTTTTGTTATATATA CGGCATTCAATGGTGTGGGCGTCCGAACGACCCTTTTGCCCCCAGATGAGCGGCATCGCATCCAATTTGTGACCAACACCTACTCTCTTCCTGCGACATGGCTCACAGCGACTCCGCTAATGCACCACTAG